The following coding sequences lie in one Arachis stenosperma cultivar V10309 chromosome 5, arast.V10309.gnm1.PFL2, whole genome shotgun sequence genomic window:
- the LOC130979460 gene encoding protein FAR1-RELATED SEQUENCE 5-like: MEALSADCTTDLNNEFEWSSEDEIDDAEGLEYGDILGMTAGDIMRMVFCSDDGAYEFYRVFGKFHGFGIRKGDCGKDDDGRLIRRRFFCNRAGLREHKHYNRVDRRREHKPETRTNCDAKLSVYLDINSNVWRVRKVILEHNHDLTPAGMVHMIPNFRKMTESAKAQIHRMQAHGVPTSKILGYMAGQAGGYSFMGFSKKDAYNYVDQSKRAKIVDGDSNAAIVYLEGKAVADPMSMSRYNLTEDNMLANMFWADGGSRTDYQFFGDVLAFDSTYKKNKYKRPLVIFSGSNNHKQTTIFGFGLVLDESIGSYKWLLENLLEVMCNKMPSVIVTDGCDSMKAAIKSVFPEATHRLCAWHMEKNVTVNVKDAGLRQLFKKWLYADMEIEDFEEEWAAAMEEHGLHDTFWFRKTYEKRSMWANAYLRDKFCAGFRTTSRCELEC; encoded by the coding sequence ATGGAGGCTCTATCAGCAGATTGCACAACTGATTTGAATAATGAGTTTGAGTGGTCTTCAGAGGATGAAATAGATGATGCTGAAGGGTTAGAGTACGGAGACATTTTGGGGATGACTGCTGGAGACATAATGAGGATGGTTTTCTGCAGTGATGACGGAGCTTATGAGTTTTACAGGGTGTTTGGTAAATTTCACGGATTTGGCATTCGAAAGGGTGATTGTGGTAAGGATGATGACGGAAGGTTGATTAGGAGGAGGTTTTTCTGTAATAGGGCAGGATTGAGGGAGCATAAACACTACAACCGAGTTGATAGGCGGCGGGAGCATAAGCCTGAGACCCGCACAAATTGTGATGCAAAGTTATCAGTTTACCTTGATATCAATAGCAATGTTTGGAGGGTTAGGAAGGTAATATTGGAGCATAATCATGATCTGACACCGGCAGGAATGGTGCATATGATACCAAATTTTAGGAAAATGACTGAATCAGCAAAGGCACAAATTCATAGGATGCAGGCTCATGGAGTCCCAACATCTAAAATATTAGGGTATATGGCTGGCCAGGCAGGTGGTTATTCCTTCATGGGGTTCAGTAAGAAAGATGCATATAACTATGTTGACCAAAGTAAGCGTGCCAAGATAGTGGATGGGGATTCTAATGCCGCAATCGTATACCTAGAGGGAAAGGCAGTTGCAGACCCAATGAGCATGTCAAGATACAATTTAACTGAGGATAACATGTTGGCAAACATGTTTTGGGCCGACGGAGGTAGTAGGACTGATTATCAATTTTTTGGGGACGTTCTTGCATTTGACTCAACGTATAAGAAGAATAAGTACAAAAGACCATTGGTGATATTTTCAGGTTCTAACAATCATAAACAGACCACAATTTTTGGATTCGGGCTAGTGCTAGATGAGAGCATTGGGTCGTACAAGTGGCTTTTAGAAAATTTGCTAGAAGTGATGTGTAACAAGATGCCTTCGGTCATTGTCACCGATGGTTGTGACTCAATGAAAGCTGCCATAAAGTCCGTTTTTCCGGAGGCAACCCATAGGTTATGCGCGTGGCACATGGAAAAAAATGTCACTGTGAATGTTAAAGATGCTGGGTTGCGTCAACTTTTCAAAAAGTGGTTGTATGCTGATATGGAGATCGAGGATTTTGAAGAAGAGTGGGCAGCAGCTATGGAGGAGCATGGTTTGCATGACACCTTTTGGTTTAGGAAAACTTATGAAAAGAGAAGCATGTGGGCCAATGCATACCTTCGCGACAAGTTTTGTGCTGGGTTTCGGACAACTTCTCGGTGTGAACTCGaatgttaa